Genomic segment of Populus nigra chromosome 6, ddPopNigr1.1, whole genome shotgun sequence:
aaaaaacaattttacattgaaatttgatatttatcaCATAAGATCtactccaatttttttttagttatcatagAAATCTttgtattattataaaaatgagaaagtCTACGTAACACTCCTTGCAGCCTTAGCACTTCCCTATATAACCTGACTTTTTGTACAGTACTCTGTATTCTCCTTGACTGGTTTTTCATCATCCTTGCTTGGAATCATCTTCACCAAACAACTCTTCTCCATCCTCCTACATCTAAAACCAAATATCCCCACCTCTCTTCTTCCATCCACTTGACTGGTCACTATCTCTCACTTCACCCCAAAATTAGCAGCAATCTTGCTTTGACAcattcatattaaatttaacttaaaactgAACAAATGCCAAGAACCatttaaaatcattagaaaGGGAAAAACACAAACTCAATTTTGAAAACCCTTTTCATTGTGTAAAACtcaaaaaaaggaataaaaactcAAGCAGCATCCGTTGATGGAACTCCTGGTGAAATGATACCGTTGATGAAACCACAATTGAAACATCATACACTAACGGTTTGGAAGGTTCGCACACTCCACGTAACTACTATATAGAACAGATTCAACTAGAAAGGCTTGTAAATGAGGTCATGGTACGTGAATATCCAACACCTATGATGACTTCTCCTGCAAAAGTGGTCCTGATCTGATCATTCTGTAGGCTTTGCCAGATGACTTGAAGACAAAGCTCAGCTTAGATGAGGATCTGGTTTCAAGCCCCAAAGAAGCACTTTTGCGAGCCTCTGCTGATAGAGTCGCCAGGAGACTTGAGAACGGCGAAAGGTGCTTTCACCAATTCAACTCTGTTATGATTCTCTGCATCCAAAACTATTTTGTAACATTGCTAATTCTTCTTTATTAGGAATATATACAATTTAGGACTCTTAATATTAACTATAAAGATTATCTTATAATAGATACTAGATGCTGATTTTTAGGGGATGAGTTAGACTCCTTGTATAACAAAACTTCTATGTATAAGGCagcttggggggggggggggggggagcagATTTTCTGCAGGGTATAATGAATTTGTTATTGGTGTCTTCAAAACAATTCAGTTGTTTTTGTTGTGAtcattatgttaaaaatgagGCCAGCTAGGTATTTTTGGAAATTAACTTCAAGCCACGTCAGCTAAAGAAGGATGAGTTGGAGGGATTTGACTAGGAAGAATGGAAGGCGCGACCTAGTTGGACCACAATCAGGCACGCGCCAGCCACAATTTCCTCCCTCTTTCAAATATACCAACCTCTATACCCAATATCACCCATAATGTCCCAGCTATAAACCCAGCTACTGTGCCATAAAGTCAAGGGCACTTGCgtcattttataattaaaatcgaGGGTTTGAACTTTGAATCCCTAAAAACACTTCCTTAAATATCACACCTGAGCTCACTTACTTAAAATCTCATAACATCAGCATGGCATCCTTCACAGAAATCAATGCAATCACCATTTCTCTAATCTTGATCCTCTCATTCACATTGCCAACATCAACATCGGCACAACAACAATGTGATTCCGCTTCGACAGGAGGATGCCACGACAAGGCCAAATCCTTACAGCTAAAGCTAATTGCCATCTTTTCAATCTTGGTTGCTAGTATGATTGGGGCGTGTTTACCATTATTTTCACGTACGATCCCTGCACTCATGCCCGATAGAGATTTATTTGTAGTGATAAAGGCATTTGCTTCAGGTGTTATCCTTGCGACGGGGTACATGCACGTGTTACCGGACTCTTTTAACGACTTGATGTCTGATTGTTTGCCGATAAATCCTTGGAAGAAGTTTCCTTTTACCACTTTTGTTGCCATGCTGTCAGCTATACTCACTCTCATGATCGATTCTTTCGCGATGAGTTACTACAAGAAGCACGGTTTTGATAGGAAGGGTGGTACTGGGGTAGACGGTGAGAAAGTGAACAATGGGGAGAGAGGGTTGGGGAATGTTGAAAATGGCGGTGCACATGTTGGACATTGCCATGGATTTAATGGCGGGGCTAACGACAAGGATTCAATGTTGTTGAGGAATCGTGTTGTGGCTCAGGTATGAATCCTTACTGTAGTCAcgtaaatcattttattaatgattaggttatgtaaatttgatttttgttatcgATTTTTTGAGGATTAATTGAGTGAAAATATCGAGAAAATTTGGTGCGTACTTCAGATCTCTCATTTGCACAAGCATGGGTGATTAGAGTTGTTTTTTCTCGAAGATATATTACGAGCTTGTGCAGAGACTTAATTAATTGACTGATTTGCAATGCAATTTctctttcgttttttttttttttacgatgaTTTTACATCATGTGCATGTGCAGGTTTTGGAGATCGGCATTGTAGTGCACTCAGTTGTAATTGGTTTATCAATGGGTGCCTCTAACAATCCGTGCACAATCAGGCCGCTCATCGCTGCTCTCTGCTTCCATCAACTCTTTGAAGGAATGGGTCTTGGAGGATGCATATTACAGGTATTTATTTATAGTCACAAATCCTCTAAATTTCTGACCCCGTATACAGTAATGTTCTGGTACTAGTAGGAGAACACTTCTCTAAGAATTGCATTTATGTGATCAGGCTGAATATGGAATGAAGATAAAAGCAATCCTGGTGTTCTTCTTCTCTACAACAACCCCATTTGGAATTGTACTAGGAATTGGTTTGTCAAATGTGTACAGTGAGAGCAGCCCAACAGCTCTAATTGTTGTGGGATTACTGAATGCATCATCTGCTGGATTACTGAATTACATGGCACTGGTGGACCTCTTAGCTGCTGACTTCATGGGGCCTAAACTTCAAGACAGTATGAGGCTTCAGGCATGGTCATTTGTTGCTGTTCTACTCGGCGCAGGAGGCATGTCGCTTATGGCAAAATGGGCTTAGCTGATTTGAAGACGTAGGCAGGACTGCTAGGTTGTCATTTTGAACACAGAAAatgctccttttctttcttttttttcactttcattttCATGGGTTATCTAAATTTTATACCCATGATTAAAAGATAGTAGATTAATTTGagctaattcaattttttttaattaatttttttaatttcatgctttaatattaagttgtttaataattaaattttataattttatttaatttttatttgataaaattaccaTGGTATCACAAATAGATCACAAATCTAATTACaacaacttgaatttttttttttttggaagttaGAAGACACCAATTGAAATGCATGGGCAACTCCTTGAGTTTCCGTCTATATTGCATGAgtgaacaatattttctatttaactaatatttaatatttactaaaagattaaattatattcACTCTacttggtaataaaaaaaaatcagcatcaAAGCCGAAGCCCTGCACACAAACTTTGAAATTGTTGCTTCGAAGAATaagttgttattttattatagtttaataactaaaaagagaaaaggatgtcagcttttaaaattttatctctaAAAACAATGTAGTCGCTTAAAAATTCAGAAAAGATACAATTatctacaataattttttaattgactaaTGGCCGTTGATCCCAACTATAAGGctacgggttttttttttcaaagtgcaaaaaagtaattacattttattttgagCAGTGAGATGTGTAGGTGTATGGTAAAAATCTCTTCTGATTAAGTTTTATACTAGCTATATAACTCGTAtcgaatcaaatattttaaatttttataaaaatttatttatattgatttattcAATACATTTTGatagttcaaaaaatataacaaatcaaaaaatatattttcatgataataatagttatcaaacccgacCTGGGGATTGACCCTACCAAGAGGTTGGGTCCTAAGTTATATGGGTTAACTCGGGTCAAAacgggaaaattaaaaaaaaatatttgagattttaatattttatatgaaaaaattagaaaataatttatgtgaatataggttatacatgttgtaaacaattaagttttaaagattACCTCAAAAgcttttttatcccatattagaaagatattatcttatttttttaaattaaagtatttaaataaaaaatattttttattccacgttgaaaaaaataattttttttcttgtgaaaagagtttcaaattatatattgaaaaaataaaatattattctagtatttatatagtgaattttGAAATGAGTTagtaatcaattaaaaaatatatatataaaaaagatttctagtaaaaagaaaaaaattaaaaaaaaaacctctaccACGTTTTTCCCGGGTTGATAGGTTTATACATTAATAAGATAttacacattaattaaaattttgatattaaaaatgtgAAAGATAAGTTCATCCTTTCCATCTCTGGATTAAAAAGTTGTCCTGAGATTGATCGTTTGATTCTTTTCCTGTCTAAGAAAGATATCCGTGATTTCAATCTTCAGATCTCAAGCGAAGATCATCGCCGCCATAAGTTGCCTTCATACCTTTTCTCATGCTTGAAACTATGATACCTGAAACTACGTTCATGTATATTCAAACCTCCACCATCATTTAAAGGGTTTAGCAAGCTCATTAGTCTTGAGTTTCGTGAAGTCCACTTTGATGCTGATTTCTTAAAAGATTTTTTCACCAATTGTCCGCTACTTGAAAAACTGGTGTTGGATCGCTATGTGGAAATTTCCTGCCTCGAAATCAATGCTCCCAATCTGAAATTGCTACACTACATTGGCGTTTACGAATGTATCTATTTCAAAAATGCTCCTCGGCTAGCAGAACTTTCAGTTTATCAGACACCGGTTGCAGAACTAGACAACGAGACAAGGAATCACTCGAGTTTGATTGAGGTTTTTAGTTCTTTGCCTGCTATAGAGTACCTGAGTGTCGATTAATACTTTTTGGAGGTAACATAGGTTTATGCcctttattttatgtatttcttTAGCAGGGAATTTTTGTTAACTCTTTATTTTGGTGGTTGTTTCAAGGACCTTGCTGTTCCTGATTCATCAGTGACGCTTCAAGCTTCTTTAACCAATCTAAAGTTTCTAGAGATAAACGATTTGTGTTATGCAGAGGTGGAGGAGGTCTCATGTGCGCTTTGCTTGATTAGAAGCTCTCCTAACCTGCAAAAACTTCTTATTACGGTTGGGCATATAGATCTGAGCTATTTTATGCTTATGCTTACAAAACATTTATCTGTTTGGTTTACGTTTGGAAGGCTTTAATTGAGTTTGTTTCTtaatcctttttcttctttataggTGTTCTGCAGCCGCAATGTTAGCACTAATCCTTTCCTTCAACTTTCGGAGCGGGATGGCTTCTTGGATTTTTCCTTGAATCAACTCCAGGAAGTAAAATTACAACGCTTCATTGGCACCTTGCCCGAAATGGAGTTTGTTAGGCTTTTGTTAGCCAAATCATCTGCACTCAAGGTGATGCATATTCAGCCTCCCTCCAAAATGGTTGCCGGTGAACAGCTCAAGATTTTAAAGGAGATAATTCGATTTAAACGCGCATCACCAGAAGCAGAAATCACTTGCGATGATTTCAGTGAGGATGTGGTTTAGCACTatcctatttttaaaatatatgtgatGCCCCTGGATCTACGTAGTCTTCAGAGTTGATGTTTCTAAGTTGCTGGTTACTTGCAGAGTGCGATTGTGAACCACTCGTTTTTAATGGGGGTTACTCGAATATATTGTATGATAAATTTGTAAGAGATGCTTCCATGTTGCTTTACATCTGGAAAGGACTCATTCAAGATTTGAAGGCGATGTCATGTAGCTAAATTTATTACAAGACAATGACAGGAGACTAAAATTCGATTTCTGTAGTCGAACTAGGACTCTCTCGACCCAAAGTCATGGATTAGCATGAACTAAATGTTCATCTTTAGCTTTatcgaaaaaaaaatcctcaccgACAATGCTGTTCTTGTTTGATGATTGAAggttttctgttctttttccttttattttactagAGGACAGGTCTAATGGATGAGATATACTGTGAGTGATGATCTTCTCATCTCTTCGATCCACATGTTGACTAATGATATTTCTCGGCAAAGTATCAGCAAACAGCGGACTATTGACAAGATATAGTATGTGGTGATGTTATTACTTGCCAATATATGGTAAAAACACTGGTTATGATGAGACGAGGCATTAATACATGTATAACTTACTTAACTAGTCTGTAACTTAAAACTTGTAGTATTTCCTAGAAACATCTGTACAATAGAACACTCATAATTACACTTTACGTTTcctaaaaaccataaaaacgtTCAAGATACTGACTTCCCATTTTCCCACTTCATAGCAATACTCTAGGTAGCCTACCACAATTTACAAAAAGAATTGGAATATTAATGTCCATCTTGGAACTTGGAAGAAACTTGCCATTAACATAGAGGGATTATTGCCAGATAATTAAGATTAGTCTTAGCCTCAGAGAATTGATTCCTTTCTTGGTCATTGCATCAGTTCCACGATTAAAGTGGTTATAGGACCTAGAAATTGAACTTTTGTCGTAGAATATGATTATCAGGCTCGGTCTTGAGAAAACTGGACCCTTAGTTAGAATGAAACAGCTTCGTGAATCGACCATTCAGCTGCCACGATCCAAATTCCAGATCCAGTAACGCAAAAGTAATGCTATAAGAACTTTCAATTTATGCTACGCTTCAAACATGTTTCTCATAAAATACTAGTCTTCGGATATATTTGATCAACCAGTTGATTGAAATTATCAGGCTAACCAGTCAACTGACTTGAACAAATTGGTTAGTTAGTTTATGGGATTTCAAGACCGATATACCAGTCTTCTAAAACTGCATAtccttaaaattcaatttattttttaaaaaacacataacgCAAGTCTTCATATCAATCATTTTAAGTCAAACTAATAccttaaaatatcaattaaacatCTTAAATCATTCAATTCTCAAATTAACATATGAACATCATAAAATcccaaaacatgtttttaatccACAAACTATCACAATCATCCTAGAACATGCTTCTTGTGAATCCACTCAGATTGTTTTTAGCTCATATGCTATATATCATCCATATACTGATTATTCACCCATCCAAGAGCTAATGAAGATATGATGTTTAATCACCATTCAAAAACAATAGAAGAGGAAGTCATGATACGTACTTGTTTTTTCAAACCCTTTTTaaaacctaaaagcttaagatTCTTTTTTATACTTGGAAGAAAAGTTACTACAGGGAAGgggaaaggagaagaagagagaatcaATTCTCTAGCAAAAATTCTCTTTAAATATATAGGTTAGATTGAGTTCTTGGATTTGACCTagatttgagtttgagtttggATTTGGGTTTGAATCTGATTTACCAAAACATAGTTTTACATCAGCTAACTACAAGTCAATATCAAAAAGAAGATTCTCAAGCTTATACCAATAAACGTACGTAGCAGTGAGGACAAGTATCTTGTCAAGAAAATGGAGGCATCAGCGGGCAACTGATATTCGATGATTCTTTTGTCAACGCATTAGCAAAGAACACCTCTCCTTCCTGAAGCAGTATAATGTTGACTTTTTTTCAAGTTCTACTGATTCACTTTgaaccaataaaaattatactcTTTCCTGTACTACATTGAGAAGCTGCATTGAGATTCTTTCGGCGGGGTGGCCGACCAAGATACATTCCTGAATTTTATCATGTCTTCAATCAGTTGATGCTGCTAAATCTATGCTATTGTGTGTTCAACCCTCCATGTTTATTTAAAGGATTTAGTAGTCTGCGCTTACTCTGGAATTAGTAGAAGTTGATTTAGcaattgattttctttgaaactTTTATATCCAAGTGCTTACTACTCGAAGAGTTGCACTTGTCAAGCCGAACAGAATCTCAGGGTCTCCAAATATCGAGGTTCCTCTTCTCCAGGAGATCTGCTTTGAGAGCGGGTGTTTTCAAACCaatttgcttaaaaaaataacccactTAAAGCTGATTTGTTTTGAAACTTTTGTCTTCAAGTGCTCGTTGCTCAAAGAGTTGTTATTGTTTAGCCGAACAGAGTTTCGTTGTATCTAAATAGAAGCTCCTAATCTCAAAACCATTTACTTTGACGGTTTTTCAAAGCTATATGCTTTAAGAATATGCCACTCCTTGCAGTAGTATCCATTGGATCATTTGGAAATAGAGAGGAAAATTTTGAGCTCATGGAGACCTCCAATATAACTGAGGTATTTGCCTCTCTACCTTTTGGTGGAAAAAATTCACACAGATTGCAACGTATGGAAAGCAAGTTATTTCTCAGTCATTATTTGTCAAGCTGCATATGTATAGCGCACCAACTTTTGGATAACCTCGTTTTTCTGTTTGCTTCAAGCTACCACTTGCACATGGTGTACCAAAGACGCTTCCAACATCAGCTGAACTCCTAAAAGTCCTCGAGTTGccaaatttatgttttggaggGATGGCGGAGGTAtctgttcttttttgtttgattagcAGCTCACCGTACTTGAGTAGACTTTGGATTGAGGCGTGTCATTATATGCATCATATACAGTGGATTTGTGCACAGACTTGTGgatatgttattttgttttgcatcTATATTGAGTTTGTTTCGTTATCTATTTGTAGGCACACCCCAGCAGCAGTTGTCTGATATTTCTCTTCGACAACTTACAGAAGTGGACATTCGTTGTATCAGTGGCACAACGCCTGAATTAGACTTCATCGAGTTTTTATTAGCCAAAGCACTACCAGTTCATATCTGAGAACAAATGATAGACGAGCACCTGAGATTTTGAAAGAGGTGATTCAATCTCAACGTGCATGTATCAGAGGCAGAAGTCGTAAACTGTGATCCTTAGCTGAAGATAATGATCTTTTACTCGTCTTATGAAGGCAGTATTTTGCTATGTTGTCTTATCTAGCTGCCAGATATCATGCTGTTCTTTTCTCAACTATTGTGCGTTGTCGAAGTATTTACTATGAATTAAGATGATATCGCGACAGACCAAAGAGCAACGTCTTGCTCATTTATTATGTTTATGATGATGATTGTATAATGTTGGATGTAATCTGGCTTCTTCTACAGAATTCTTCTTTTCTGGATTAAAGAACTTCCTTTAGGTCCGTCATCTTCCAACCCGTCCAGCACAAAATATACCCATGTGAGTGTGTTACCATTGCGAAATGCTGTgaacattgagttaattggtTTTCAAGCCAACGGAGACATGAATTGGGAAACCTTAACCAGCGTTTGTTCAATGATACTTTCAGCCAATTATCTCCGAACAACCTTTTTTCTTGTACGAAAATGAAGTCTCCACGAATATACGTTAAGGTTATAGTTCTAGTCCATTTACACCAATAACTAAAACTTCCTCTTCATGTCTGGTTAACCTAACTCGGAGAGATAGTCTTCTTTAGGTAAGCCACATGTCTATCATACGCATAAAGGAGACGACATTTCACTTATCAATGACATGTCGTTTCTGATCACGACATCCAGAAAAGTATTTGGAATAATGATAAGTAgttaaaattacttaaaaatatattaaaataatattttattattatttttaacatcaaaacaatataaaaatattaaaaatgttttttcaaatttttaagaaattagttTCAGCCGTGTTCGAATCATTAATAACACACTCTACGTGCGGTGCGTCCCTCCAGAAGTAAAGTGATTGTTCTTTAGTCCTTGTATCCTAAACGATATTGTGAATTAGTCCTTAATTGTcctgaaaatataatttcaggGCTTCAATTGCTAGCCTCTGTCATTTCCCTATAAGTAGGATAGCGCTCCTTCACCACTGTCATTTCCCAAAagtatcatatattttttatatatatatatagaaacaacAACATAGTGGGGGAGGATTGGATTACACAAGTAGACATGTTAACAAGACAACGGTTAAAGAATAATTTACTAAAAATAAAGCGTAAGAAATGGCACGACCACTCACCGGAaccaaaacaacaacacaagGAAAGACAGCAATTCTTCCCTCGAACTCGAAGTCTCAACTACCACTTCAGCACTCTTATAGTTCTTATTTATGTAAGTAAATCTCTACTCTTATTTTTTACCCCCTTTAACCTCATCTTCTTACCCTTCTGCACTGACGCTGAGTTTTGTGCTCTCTCAAACCTTTGTTGCATGAATCATTTTGGATCTCTTCTGTCACgaatttgtttttgctaaatCTTTTTTCAATCATCATAATGGACACTCATTGGTCTAATTTGctcaattttataattgaaatagATTGTTGATGATAAGATTGATTGTGGTTCGTTGCCTGACCCAGTTGTCAAATTTGGTTTACTTTTTTCTTGAGAGTTTGTTCTTTTTCCGTTCGCCCTTTTGTGTTTGGTTGCGAAGGAAACagaagggaatttttttttttttttaatcaagtcaatTACCAGTCCATTTATAGGCTCAGTTTAGTGGTGGGTTTCATTTTTGTGGAGTCCCAAATGACGAAAGTTTCTATCTTGAATCGGTGccatttctttttagtttttatccaATTTGAGGGAAAGATCATGACTTTCTttaactttcttttatttttttaatgtttggttgTTACATCCGTTTGATTATAAGAGTGAGGCTTCCattgttttctttgttctttaagCTGGCAGGTGCAAATGGGAGATTTTGAGGATCCGGATCTGATAAGTGATCTGCCTCAGAGCATTCTGGAAAGCATCCTCACTCGATTACCAATAAGAGATGCTGTGAGAACAAGCATATTGTCAAGTAAATGGAGGTATCGATGGACTACACTTACTCACCTTGTTTTCGATGACAAATGTATCAGGATGTGCAGTGATAGACCAGTGGTTGAGAACTGCATGGTCAACTTCATCACTCGGGCACTCTTTCTTCACCAAGGACCTATTCACAAGTTCCAGCTCTCTACTTCATATCTGCAATGCTGCCCGGATATTGATCAGTGGATACTTTTCCTCTCAAGGAGTGATATTAAAGAGTTGGTGCTTGAATTAGGAGAAGGCGAGTGGTTTAGGGTGCCATCATGTCTTTTCAATTGTAAAAAGTTGACCTGTTTGGAGCTTTTCCGATGTGAATTTGATCCACCTCCTACTTTTAAAGGATTCTTGTGTTTGAGGAGCCTTAGTCTTCATCAAGTTTTGGTTGCTCCCGAGGCAATTG
This window contains:
- the LOC133695890 gene encoding uncharacterized protein LOC133695890: MYFFSREFLLTLYFGGCFKDLAVPDSSVTLQASLTNLKFLEINDLCYAEVEEVSCALCLIRSSPNLQKLLITVFCSRNVSTNPFLQLSERDGFLDFSLNQLQEVKLQRFIGTLPEMEFVRLLLAKSSALKVMHIQPPSKMVAGEQLKILKEIIRFKRASPEAEITCDDFSEDVV
- the LOC133696124 gene encoding fe(2+) transport protein 1-like, which codes for MASFTEINAITISLILILSFTLPTSTSAQQQCDSASTGGCHDKAKSLQLKLIAIFSILVASMIGACLPLFSRTIPALMPDRDLFVVIKAFASGVILATGYMHVLPDSFNDLMSDCLPINPWKKFPFTTFVAMLSAILTLMIDSFAMSYYKKHGFDRKGGTGVDGEKVNNGERGLGNVENGGAHVGHCHGFNGGANDKDSMLLRNRVVAQVLEIGIVVHSVVIGLSMGASNNPCTIRPLIAALCFHQLFEGMGLGGCILQAEYGMKIKAILVFFFSTTTPFGIVLGIGLSNVYSESSPTALIVVGLLNASSAGLLNYMALVDLLAADFMGPKLQDSMRLQAWSFVAVLLGAGGMSLMAKWA